Below is a genomic region from Magnetococcales bacterium.
GCCGGACAATGGCTCGCCAACCGCTACGGCGGCAACGAAAATCTGGAAGCCGTCGAATTCCTCAAACGACTCAATCGCCTCGTCTATCAGCAAGGGGCGGGTGCCATCACCATCGCCGAGGAGTCCACATCCTGGCCCATGGTCTCCAGACCGGTCGATTCCGGCGGCCTCGGTTTCGGCTTCAAGTGGAACATGGGATGGATGAACGATACCCTCTCCTACATGCACAAAGATGCCATCTACCGCCGCTACCACCACAACAAACTCACCTTCGGCATGCTGTACAATTACCACGAAAACTTCATCCTGCCGCTCTCCCATGATGAGGTTGTCCACGGCAAATGTTCCCTCCTGGACCAGATGCCCGGCGATGCCTGGCAAAAATTTGCCAACCTGCGGGTCTATTACACCTTCATGTATTGCTACCCCGGGAAAAAACTCCTGTTCATGGGCGGCGAATTTGCCCAGGGCAGAGAGTGGACACATGAATACAGCCTCGATTGGCATCTGCTCGAACATGTCCCCTATCACCAGGGTGTCTGGCGTCTGGTGCGGGATTTGAATCGCCTCTACACCTCGTTGCCGGCCCTGCACCATATGGATCATGAACCGGGTGGCTTCGAGTGGATTGATTGTCACGATCACGACCAGAGCGTCATCTCCTGGCTGCGTCGCGGCATGAACGGTGAGGAAGCCGTCATCATCTGCAACTTCACCCCGGTTCCCCGACATAACTATCGCATCGGGGTCCCCAGAATGGGTACCTACTGCGAACGTCTCAACAGCGATGCCGCCGAGTATTGTGGTGGCAGCATCGGCAATATGGGCAGTGCCGTGGCCGAAGAAGTCCCTTTCCATGGCAAACCCTGCTCGCTCTCCATTACCATTCCCCCCCTGGGAGGTCTGGTCCTGATTCGGGATGAAGGTCCCTGAAGACGTAGCCGTTCTGAAAAAACCCACCTGGCCCGAGGCCGGTCCCGATTCCCGATCAGGAATCGGACCGGCTTCGGGTCGGTGAGTGTGGCTCAATTTGTTTTTGATCCGTAGGTGTTCTGGTGCATGACCAACTGGCCCAGGCCATCCGGGAGGCCGTCCATGAGTTTTTCCTGGCCTTCCTCTCCCTGGAAGTCCAACCGGGACCGACATTTCGCAAACCGGCTTTTGAGTTTTATACGCCACCGCAGGCCGATGTCACCGGTGTTGTGCGTCTCAGTGGTGCCTTGAACGGGGGAGTTCATCTCTCCGCCCCCATGCATGTGGCCCTGGCCATGAGCAGCTCTTTTGCCGGCGAACCCATCGAAAACATGACCGACGAGGCCAAGGATGCCTTCGGCGAATTGACCAATCTGGTGGCCGGAGGTCTCCAATCCCGCCTCGCCGATACCCTGGGAGAAATCACCCTGACACCACCCCTGGTGGTCTTCGGTGATCAATATATCATGCCCGTCAAGGTCAATTTTTCCTCCGTAAAAACCTATTTTCGCATCGATGACGGACCCTTTTTTGTCGAGTGTTTTTTCATTTGAATCAATAAAATTTAAAGGAGCCAGCCCCTGGACCCCATTTTCAAAAATCCCCTGCCCATGGTCGAAAGGATGATCATGGCCGCATTTTCAGACTATTTGGCATGCAGGCTTTTATTGATCCGATAAACATAGGCCAGAACTTCGGCAACGGCCTTGTACAGCTCTCTGGGCACGGCCTCGCCCAGATTGACCTTGCCCAACAATCCAACCAGATCAGGATCTTCCATGAGGGGAACCCCGGCCTCCCTGGCCCGTTCCATGATCACTTCAGCGATGCGTCCCTTGCCGGAAGCCGTGACACGCGGTGCCGGATCCTGACTCTTCTGATAACGCAGAGCCACGGCCTGTTTCATGGTGTACCGGGTGTTGGAGTCGCCGTCAGTCACAATGCCTGATCTCCCGCATGAAATAATCTTGCTTCGAGCCGTGCCGCAATTTATACATGAACGCCATGCACCTGCCCATCAAATACCAACTGCTTGAGTATCAAATTGAGCGTGTCCTTGGTCAAGGCGGATTCGGTATCACCTACCTTGCCCACGATACCAATCTTGATCAAAAGTCGGCCATCAAGGAATTTTTTCCAAGATTCATTGTCACCCGCCAGGATCATGCTCGCGTGGTCGTGAATTCGATTCATCCCCCGCAAAAAAATTCCAAACGGGGCCTGGAACATTTCATGGATGTGCTGTTTCCCGGATCCCCCCATGGAGACCATCCCAATCAGCCCCAAACAGATATCAACAAGGATTCCTCCGACATTAAAATGTTCAAAACAGGCATGAACCGTTTTTTGCAGGAGGCAAAAACTCTTGGAAAAT
It encodes:
- a CDS encoding EscU/YscU/HrcU family type III secretion system export apparatus switch protein; this translates as MKQAVALRYQKSQDPAPRVTASGKGRIAEVIMERAREAGVPLMEDPDLVGLLGKVNLGEAVPRELYKAVAEVLAYVYRINKSLHAK
- a CDS encoding chemotaxis protein CheX translates to MHDQLAQAIREAVHEFFLAFLSLEVQPGPTFRKPAFEFYTPPQADVTGVVRLSGALNGGVHLSAPMHVALAMSSSFAGEPIENMTDEAKDAFGELTNLVAGGLQSRLADTLGEITLTPPLVVFGDQYIMPVKVNFSSVKTYFRIDDGPFFVECFFI